In Pseudomonas fluorescens, one genomic interval encodes:
- a CDS encoding transporter substrate-binding domain-containing protein: MTLRYRALLAALFSSLMLSQIPAHADGLEDVVKRGTLKVAVPQDFPPFGSVGPDMKPRGLDIDTAKLLADQLKVKLELTPVNSTNRIPFLTTGKVDLVISSLGKNPEREKVIDFSHAYAPFYLAVFGPPDAAVTTLDDLKGKTISVTRGAIEDIELTKVAPEGVTIKRFEDNNSTIAAYLAGQVDLIASGNVVMVAISEKNPKRVPALKVKLKDSPVYVGVNKNEPALLGKVNEILATAKADGALEKNSQTWLKEPLPADL, from the coding sequence ATGACCCTGCGTTACCGAGCCCTCCTCGCCGCTCTGTTTTCCAGCCTGATGCTGAGCCAGATCCCCGCCCACGCCGATGGCCTGGAAGACGTGGTCAAACGCGGCACACTGAAAGTTGCCGTGCCTCAGGACTTCCCGCCATTCGGCTCGGTCGGCCCGGACATGAAACCCCGTGGCCTGGATATCGACACGGCGAAGCTGCTGGCTGATCAACTTAAGGTCAAACTCGAACTGACCCCGGTCAACAGCACCAACCGCATCCCGTTCCTCACCACCGGCAAGGTCGACCTGGTGATCTCCAGCCTCGGCAAGAACCCGGAGCGCGAGAAAGTCATCGACTTCTCCCACGCCTACGCGCCTTTCTACCTCGCGGTGTTCGGCCCGCCTGATGCCGCCGTCACTACGCTCGACGACCTCAAGGGCAAAACCATCAGCGTCACCCGTGGCGCCATCGAAGACATCGAGCTGACCAAGGTCGCCCCCGAAGGCGTGACCATCAAGCGCTTCGAAGACAACAACTCGACCATCGCCGCCTATCTCGCAGGGCAGGTCGACCTGATCGCCAGCGGCAACGTGGTGATGGTGGCGATCAGCGAGAAGAACCCGAAACGCGTGCCGGCGCTGAAAGTGAAGCTCAAGGACTCGCCGGTCTATGTCGGCGTGAACAAGAACGAGCCCGCGCTGCTGGGCAAAGTCAACGAGATCCTCGCCACCGCCAAGGCTGACGGCGCGCTGGAGAAAAACTCGCAGACCTGGCTCAAAGAGCCGCTGCCGGCCGACCTCTGA